One segment of Capnocytophaga sp. oral taxon 878 DNA contains the following:
- a CDS encoding ABC transporter ATP-binding protein, which translates to MIQVENLHKSFNGTEVLKGISTVFEKGKTNLIIGQSGSGKTVFLKSLLGLFTPDSGDIIYDGVKYADMKRKEQVALRQKMGMVFQGSALFDSMTVLENVMFPLKMFSQKSADEIRERANTVLSRVNLINAENKLPSEISGGMQKRVAIARAIVNQPNYLFCDEPNSGLDPKTSIVIDNLIQEITEEFNITTVINTHDMNSVMEIGAKIVFLKNGYKEWEGSKNTIFHTDNEAVTDFVYSSELFKKVRKAYLDEHNE; encoded by the coding sequence ATGATACAAGTAGAAAATTTACATAAATCTTTTAATGGTACTGAGGTATTGAAAGGCATTTCTACCGTATTTGAAAAAGGCAAAACAAATCTTATCATTGGGCAAAGTGGTTCAGGAAAAACAGTATTTCTCAAATCACTCTTAGGACTCTTCACCCCCGACTCAGGCGATATCATCTACGATGGGGTAAAATATGCCGATATGAAACGCAAAGAACAAGTAGCCCTCCGCCAAAAAATGGGAATGGTATTCCAAGGAAGTGCCTTATTCGATTCTATGACAGTGTTGGAAAATGTGATGTTTCCTTTAAAAATGTTCTCGCAAAAATCAGCCGATGAAATCCGTGAACGTGCGAATACTGTATTAAGCCGCGTAAACCTCATAAATGCAGAAAATAAGCTGCCTTCAGAAATATCAGGAGGAATGCAAAAACGAGTAGCTATAGCACGCGCCATTGTAAACCAGCCTAATTACCTTTTTTGCGATGAACCCAACTCGGGACTTGACCCTAAAACTTCTATTGTTATTGATAATCTCATTCAGGAGATAACGGAAGAATTTAACATTACTACTGTTATCAACACTCACGATATGAACTCAGTAATGGAGATTGGGGCTAAGATAGTCTTCTTAAAAAATGGTTATAAAGAGTGGGAAGGTTCTAAAAACACTATTTTCCACACCGATAATGAGGCGGTTACTGATTTTGTATATTCGTCTGAACTCTTTAAAAAAGTACGAAAAGCTTATTTAGATGAACACAATGAATAA
- the fabD gene encoding ACP S-malonyltransferase: MKAYIFPGQGAQFVGMGLDLYEKSAEAKSLFEEANGILGFSITDIMFSGTDEDLKQTKVTQPAIFLHSVILSKVLGKDFTPQMVAGHSLGEFSALVANGVLSFADGLQLVAKRAAAMQKACELQPGTMAAVLGLEDAKVEELCAAVSGIVTPANYNCPGQLVISGELKAVEAACEKMKEAGAKKALILSVSGAFHSVLMKPAEEELAAAIEQTAFHKPLCPVYQNVTTTAVNDENAIKTNLIKQLTAPVKWTQSVQQMIADGATEFVEVGPGKVLQGLVKKINKEAVVASAEL; the protein is encoded by the coding sequence ATGAAAGCATACATCTTCCCTGGCCAAGGTGCCCAGTTTGTAGGTATGGGTCTTGACTTATACGAAAAATCGGCTGAAGCCAAATCTCTTTTTGAAGAAGCTAATGGCATTTTAGGCTTTAGCATTACTGATATTATGTTCAGTGGTACTGATGAAGACCTAAAACAAACCAAAGTAACTCAACCAGCTATCTTCCTACACTCTGTAATACTAAGCAAAGTATTAGGTAAAGACTTTACTCCACAAATGGTAGCAGGACATTCTTTAGGTGAATTCTCGGCTTTAGTTGCTAATGGTGTTCTTTCATTTGCCGATGGGTTGCAATTAGTAGCTAAACGTGCTGCTGCTATGCAAAAGGCTTGCGAATTACAACCTGGTACAATGGCTGCCGTGTTAGGTTTGGAGGATGCTAAAGTGGAAGAACTTTGTGCAGCTGTCAGCGGAATTGTAACTCCTGCCAACTATAATTGTCCAGGTCAGTTAGTGATTTCAGGTGAACTCAAAGCAGTAGAAGCGGCTTGCGAAAAAATGAAAGAAGCAGGCGCTAAGAAAGCACTTATCTTATCTGTGAGTGGGGCTTTCCATTCTGTATTGATGAAACCTGCTGAAGAAGAATTAGCTGCAGCAATTGAACAAACAGCATTCCACAAACCATTATGCCCTGTATATCAAAATGTAACCACTACAGCCGTAAACGATGAAAACGCTATCAAAACCAACCTTATCAAGCAACTTACTGCCCCTGTGAAATGGACACAAAGCGTACAACAAATGATAGCCGATGGTGCTACCGAATTTGTAGAAGTAGGCCCTGGTAAGGTGTTGCAAGGTTTGGTGAAAAAGATAAATAAAGAGGCAGTGGTAGCCTCGGCTGAACTATGA
- a CDS encoding DUF177 domain-containing protein, with protein sequence MRKLKDYEISFAGLKQGTHQFDYQIDKHFLELFSFDEVNDIHQTVTVELNKKSTLMELHFRNKGTVNVICDVSAEPFDLEVTGELFLVVNFGEEYNDDEDELLILPHGEHQMNVAQYIYELIVLSIPAKRVHPDVLNGTMHSEVLDRLEALTPKETVYSPAETIDPRWDNLKNLITDK encoded by the coding sequence ATGAGAAAATTAAAGGACTACGAGATTTCGTTTGCAGGATTAAAACAAGGGACACATCAATTTGATTATCAAATTGATAAGCATTTTTTAGAGCTGTTCAGTTTTGATGAAGTAAATGATATACATCAAACAGTTACAGTAGAACTTAACAAAAAGAGCACCCTTATGGAGTTGCACTTTCGTAATAAGGGTACGGTAAATGTAATTTGTGATGTTTCAGCTGAGCCTTTTGACTTGGAAGTAACTGGAGAGCTTTTTTTGGTAGTGAATTTTGGCGAAGAATATAATGATGACGAAGATGAACTGCTAATATTGCCTCATGGGGAACACCAGATGAATGTGGCTCAGTACATATATGAACTAATAGTACTAAGTATTCCTGCTAAGCGAGTACATCCTGATGTATTAAATGGTACTATGCACTCTGAAGTATTGGACAGATTAGAGGCTCTTACACCTAAAGAAACAGTGTATAGTCCTGCTGAAACTATAGACCCACGATGGGATAATTTAAAGAATTTAATAACTGATAAATAA
- a CDS encoding sensor histidine kinase KdpD, whose product MNKKLYILVIALTSLSLIGIIIIQGYWIKSAIDDKEEAFTYSIQQILNSVAKQIEQDEVDKYVAKFISLRESDHAISLKENHLREFIYVQENKNNKETFIYKHGILEEDYIIPASQQLTDQFGIGNTEDSITLKNYILQKSVQKVLNGNDLDVSESESVAYKKLSELPEIERVMIEELFKSIISQQTISERVSNEQLRGLITKLLKERGLNLPFEFAVYNKGVLSKVHSKYFEPNETKEYSTLLFGSNSPSDSLYELTVVFPQRERFVLSSIIEIATLSTIFVLTIIGVFIFTIHQLLTQRRISEIKTDFINNMTHEFKTPIATMNLVLDSLKSPAAREDPNKVLHYVQILKQENKRMLSQVENILQISRLEKDNLQLERDPLDVHEVIITAIMHLQPILNERNGIIRQHFLASNSDISANESHLTNVFVNVIENAIKYSPNSPEIDIYTENIKNRILIRVKDRGQGMNKQAVRHIFDKFYREHTGDLHNVKGHGLGLAYVKSIVEYHQGTITVQSDKDKGTTFFIKLPII is encoded by the coding sequence GTGAACAAGAAGTTATACATACTCGTGATTGCTCTTACGAGTCTTTCGCTGATTGGTATTATCATTATTCAAGGCTATTGGATCAAGTCGGCAATAGATGATAAGGAGGAGGCTTTTACTTACTCTATTCAGCAGATACTCAATAGTGTAGCTAAACAAATTGAACAAGATGAAGTGGATAAGTATGTGGCTAAGTTTATCAGCTTACGTGAGAGTGATCATGCAATAAGCTTGAAAGAGAACCACTTGCGAGAATTTATCTATGTGCAAGAAAACAAAAATAATAAGGAAACTTTTATCTATAAACACGGAATCTTGGAGGAAGATTATATAATTCCTGCTAGCCAACAGTTGACTGATCAGTTCGGTATTGGCAATACTGAAGATAGTATTACTTTAAAGAATTATATTCTGCAAAAAAGTGTTCAAAAGGTGCTGAATGGTAATGATCTTGATGTTTCAGAATCAGAATCTGTAGCTTATAAAAAACTAAGTGAACTACCAGAAATAGAGCGGGTAATGATTGAGGAGTTGTTCAAAAGTATTATTAGCCAGCAGACAATTAGTGAGCGCGTAAGCAATGAACAATTACGGGGATTGATAACAAAATTGCTAAAGGAAAGGGGACTGAATTTGCCTTTTGAGTTTGCCGTGTACAATAAGGGCGTACTTTCAAAAGTACATAGTAAATACTTTGAGCCTAATGAAACTAAGGAGTATAGTACATTACTATTCGGCAGTAATAGTCCTAGTGATTCACTTTATGAACTGACGGTAGTTTTCCCACAAAGAGAACGGTTTGTACTATCGTCAATCATTGAAATAGCAACCTTATCAACTATTTTTGTACTGACAATTATTGGGGTATTCATTTTTACTATTCACCAATTACTTACGCAACGGCGGATTTCTGAGATTAAAACGGATTTCATAAATAATATGACGCATGAGTTCAAAACACCTATTGCGACAATGAACTTGGTGCTAGACAGCTTAAAATCTCCTGCTGCAAGAGAAGATCCTAACAAAGTGTTACATTACGTACAAATATTAAAGCAGGAGAATAAGCGAATGTTATCGCAAGTAGAGAATATTTTACAAATTTCACGCTTAGAAAAAGATAATTTACAGTTGGAACGTGATCCTTTAGATGTACATGAAGTGATTATTACTGCTATTATGCATTTGCAACCTATACTAAATGAACGTAATGGGATCATTAGGCAGCATTTTTTAGCAAGTAATAGTGATATATCAGCTAATGAATCACATTTAACTAATGTTTTTGTGAATGTAATTGAAAATGCTATTAAATATTCACCTAATTCGCCTGAAATAGATATTTATACTGAGAATATAAAAAATAGGATACTGATACGTGTGAAAGACAGAGGGCAAGGTATGAATAAACAGGCTGTACGTCATATTTTTGACAAGTTTTACCGTGAACATACTGGTGACTTGCATAATGTAAAAGGACACGGTTTAGGACTTGCTTACGTAAAAAGTATTGTGGAGTATCACCAAGGAACCATAACAGTACAAAGTGATAAAGATAAAGGCACTACTTTTTTTATCAAACTACCTATAATTTAA
- the rpmF gene encoding 50S ribosomal protein L32: MAHPKRRQSKTRRDKRRTHDVAVVPQIAKDPVTGENHLYHRAHWHEGKLYYRGQVLIDNTEKSE; this comes from the coding sequence ATGGCACATCCTAAACGAAGACAATCAAAAACAAGAAGAGATAAGAGAAGAACTCACGACGTAGCAGTAGTTCCTCAAATTGCTAAAGACCCTGTAACAGGTGAGAATCACTTATATCATCGTGCTCACTGGCATGAAGGTAAATTATACTACCGCGGTCAAGTTCTTATTGATAATACTGAAAAAAGTGAATAA
- a CDS encoding response regulator transcription factor, giving the protein MNGNYYGGKAPSENKRILLVEDDPNFGTVLKDYLVMSGFDVTLAKNGMEGFERFKKEPYDMCILDVMMPYKDGFTLAKEIREKNEKIPIIFLTARTMREDVIKGYRSGGDDYLNKPFDSEILLMKIRSMLQRKNIETIVDSNKFEFEIGKFFLNTKLRILKYANEEPVKLSPKENELLRLLALHTDDFMSRELALSKIWKDDNYFTSRSMDVYIAKLRKLLKKDDKVEILNIHGEGFRLVADKEAEGFI; this is encoded by the coding sequence ATGAACGGAAACTATTACGGTGGTAAAGCACCCTCAGAAAACAAGCGTATATTGCTTGTGGAAGATGATCCTAACTTTGGGACTGTACTGAAAGATTACTTGGTTATGAGTGGCTTTGATGTAACCTTAGCCAAGAATGGTATGGAAGGATTTGAACGATTCAAAAAAGAGCCTTACGATATGTGTATTCTTGATGTAATGATGCCTTATAAAGACGGATTTACATTGGCAAAGGAAATACGTGAGAAGAATGAAAAAATTCCAATCATTTTCTTAACTGCGCGCACTATGCGCGAAGATGTAATAAAAGGATATAGATCGGGTGGTGATGACTACTTGAACAAACCTTTTGATTCAGAAATCTTATTAATGAAAATACGCTCGATGTTACAACGCAAAAACATTGAGACAATAGTAGACAGCAATAAGTTTGAATTTGAAATAGGTAAATTTTTCTTGAACACTAAATTGCGCATTTTAAAATACGCTAATGAAGAACCTGTAAAACTTTCACCTAAAGAAAATGAGTTATTGCGTTTATTAGCCTTGCATACTGACGACTTTATGTCACGCGAGTTGGCTCTTTCTAAAATCTGGAAAGATGATAATTACTTTACTTCACGCAGTATGGATGTGTATATTGCTAAACTAAGAAAACTACTTAAAAAAGATGACAAAGTAGAAATCTTAAACATACACGGAGAAGGTTTCAGATTGGTAGCTGACAAGGAAGCTGAAGGATTTATTTAA
- a CDS encoding acyl-[acyl-carrier-protein] thioesterase, translating to MNKTIFTETYKVRSTQVNLNNQLGLYGVLGMLQDIAAEHASYLGFGYKQLVKKGFFWALIQQHLKMDYWPQWNEQITIKTWSLPVQGVYAFREFELYWKDKKIGECTSTWITIDIQSRKPIELSEQQEIFFPRTEGGLNFKTQRITLPEDMYQVNEFPVRVSDLDMNSHVNNVKYSQWALDMMNERAHREWVIKEYAINFLSETFMGDQMQGFKSKGRYLNEAHTLVETYHYAQKVGGVKPAFISHWTAENI from the coding sequence ATGAATAAAACAATCTTTACAGAAACTTATAAAGTACGCAGTACACAAGTGAATCTTAATAACCAACTTGGGTTATATGGGGTATTAGGTATGCTACAAGATATAGCAGCTGAGCACGCCTCTTACTTAGGTTTCGGGTATAAACAATTAGTGAAAAAAGGCTTTTTTTGGGCTTTAATTCAACAGCACCTCAAAATGGATTACTGGCCTCAATGGAATGAGCAAATCACAATAAAAACATGGTCGTTACCTGTGCAAGGGGTCTATGCCTTTCGTGAATTTGAACTTTATTGGAAGGATAAAAAGATAGGTGAATGTACTAGTACTTGGATTACAATAGATATACAAAGTAGAAAACCTATTGAACTGAGTGAACAGCAAGAGATTTTCTTCCCGCGTACTGAAGGAGGACTCAATTTCAAAACCCAACGTATCACACTACCCGAAGATATGTATCAGGTAAATGAATTTCCTGTAAGGGTAAGTGACCTTGATATGAATTCACATGTAAATAATGTGAAATACAGCCAATGGGCATTAGATATGATGAATGAGCGCGCTCATAGAGAGTGGGTAATTAAGGAGTATGCTATTAACTTTTTATCAGAGACTTTTATGGGTGACCAAATGCAAGGTTTTAAAAGTAAAGGTAGGTATTTAAACGAAGCTCATACTTTGGTAGAAACTTATCATTATGCTCAGAAAGTAGGTGGTGTAAAACCTGCTTTTATATCGCATTGGACTGCTGAAAATATTTAA